From Dechloromonas sp. A34:
GGCGGATAAAGCCATGAAGCAGGCCAAAGGTTCAGGGCGGAACGTGGTTCGCTTCCACGATGCGGATTTGAAACTGGCTTCGCCTGATCTTTTAACGGTTCACGGGTGATTTCCCGGCCCGTGTGCGGGGGCTGGGGCCAATTGGGCAGAAAGCGTCAAGCTGGTGTAAGTATTGTTTGAGACCATGCTTGGCGCTTTCAGGCATCCGTTCTTGCAGCGAAGTATTCTGTGTTGTTTGTGTCAAAAAAATGCCGTTTAACTCACTTAGGAGATACCCATGTCGATCAATGCCGAACAATTTGTCGCTGCCAACAAGGCCGCTGTCGATTCCCTGCTGGCTGTTGCCAACACCGCCCTGGCTTCGGCCGAGCGTATCGCCAGCCTGAACCTCAATACCGCCCGTGCTGCGCTGGAAGATACGGCCGCCGGTGCCAAGGCCCTGGCCGCCGCCAAGGATCCCAAGGAAGCCGCTGCCGTCCAGGCCTCCCTGGCTAAACCAGCCATCGAAAAGGCAGTCTCTTACACGCAGTCGATGGTCGAAATCACCAAGCAGACCCAGGAAGAGCTGGCCAAGATGGTCGAAGCCCAGTTCGGCGGTTTCCAGAAGTCCGTGGCCAGCCTGCTCGAGCAGGCTTCGAAGGCTGCTCCGGCCGGTTCTGAAGGCGCCTTCGCCGCCATCCAGAGCGCGATTGCCGCCGCCAATTCGGCTTTCGGCAACATGAATGCAGCGGCCAAGCAGTTCGCCGAAACCGCACAAGCCAACGTTGCCGCCGCAACCAAGGCCACCACTGCTGCGGCTAAGAAAGCCAAGTAATTCGCGCTTTCGCTGCCAGGAAAGGCCCGGTGACTTCACCGGGCCTTTTTGCTTGGTAGCGTAACCAAAGTGTCCTGGTCTGGCTGATCCGGTCCTGTTGCAGGAGCGATGAACAAGAAAAAGGGCAC
This genomic window contains:
- a CDS encoding phasin family protein, with product MSINAEQFVAANKAAVDSLLAVANTALASAERIASLNLNTARAALEDTAAGAKALAAAKDPKEAAAVQASLAKPAIEKAVSYTQSMVEITKQTQEELAKMVEAQFGGFQKSVASLLEQASKAAPAGSEGAFAAIQSAIAAANSAFGNMNAAAKQFAETAQANVAAATKATTAAAKKAK